Part of the Candidatus Obscuribacterales bacterium genome, TAGCTTGCCCTGCTGCTGTCCCTGTATAAATTTAGGGATCAGGGCTGGCTGTCTTGATGGAACCCTTGGGGCAGACAGTTGAGGAACTGCCACACCCTTTGGGGAGGCGATCGCCACATTGTATACAATCGATTGCGTTGGATACGATAGAATACGCCATGTTGTGAGTGAGTAAAAATGACTATCCAAGCTTCTATGGCTAATGTACTCCTAGAACGTCCAAGTTCACCGGTTACGAGCTCTCAGCCTTGCCCCTCTGAGGCGATAGCTGCATCAGCCCTGACGTCGTCCGCCCGCGCATCTATCCCGGAGACCTCTCACCCGCTGCCCTATTGCGCTATGCACCAAGCTGAGTTGCTGTCGCTTCAGGCGGAAGCCGATGCCCTTTTGCACCACCTTCAAGCCCTGCGGCAGGAGTAGTTGATAGGGAAACCTGAACCGCTTGCCTTTCTCAGATTGCCCGTCGTGGTCAACTCTAGCAACGTGACCAACGGGGTACCTTGCATGATTTCTGGTTGCATCCTGACTCATTTAGTTAGGACTTAGTAACATTATCCTCAGACTAGCGCAGCTCTCCCTCGAGGGCTGCGCCTCTTGTTTTGGGCTGTTTGATCTAGGTTTGAGAGCCAGTTTCCGCCCATTGAGCTAGATGAGAGCGATCGCCTTTGCAGTCCATATACCGCTTCATCCCGAAACTAATCTTAATCAATACGATTGAGATTTCTTAATAATCATTAAAATTAATTACAATTATAAGTAGACGATCTAAAGCAACCACTGGGGCCCATGACCATAAACCAACGCTTAACCCAAACTGTAACTGCTGTTCTCACATCGAATTTGTCCGCCAACTACGCATCTCAAACTGCATGGACAATTCTTCGCGTCGTAGCGGGTGTTGTCATGATTCACAACGGTCTTGACAAGTTGTCCAACATCGAAAGCTTTGCTCAGGCCTATGTGCAGGTGATCGGGCTGCCCTTTCCCATCTTCTTCAGCTATGTGGCTGCCTATACGGAACTCCTAGGCGCACCCCTCCTCGCCCTTGGATTGCTGACTCGCCCCGCGGCCCTAGGCCTCTTGAGCACCATGCTAGTAGCTATGTACCATCACGTACTTGTGGCTGGGCTCAGCATTCCCTACCTAGAGCTATCGGTTCTCTACGCTGCTTGTTTCCTGTTCTACCTGGTGAATGGAGCGGGTCTCTTCTCCGCCGATGCCTTGATTGCCGGATGGCTCAATGCTGCGAGCAGCAACGCCCGTACCCAAGCGATCGCCCAAGCAGAATCAGCCTACAGCACATCTCAGCCTCGTTCTAAGTAGGTCTGCGTCTGTTGTCCTGTGGGACGTATTATTACTTAAGCTAGCGGATTCGAGGGCTA contains:
- a CDS encoding DoxX family protein, whose amino-acid sequence is MTINQRLTQTVTAVLTSNLSANYASQTAWTILRVVAGVVMIHNGLDKLSNIESFAQAYVQVIGLPFPIFFSYVAAYTELLGAPLLALGLLTRPAALGLLSTMLVAMYHHVLVAGLSIPYLELSVLYAACFLFYLVNGAGLFSADALIAGWLNAASSNARTQAIAQAESAYSTSQPRSK